The genomic region CATCTGCAGCTAAGTATAATGCTTCTAAACTCGTCCAGTTGACACTGTTAGTTCCTAGTGATCACGTGGGCCAGACAGTATCTAGCCATCCTAGTTTCTATTGGCACGTATCAGCGGTGCCCTCGGTGCCCATGGAGTTTTCTCTGGTGCAACCCGGCGTGGCTATGCCACTACTAGTCAAGCAAGTCACAGTTACTAAGCCTGGAGTTGTTGAGTTGACGTTGCCACCGAATCATCCAGGGTTAAAGGTTGGTAGCCGCTATCGCTGGTCTGTGGCCTTGGTTTGCAACAGCGATCGGCGATCGAACGATGTATTTGCCCAAAGCTGGATTGAGCGGGTTGCTACTACGCCAGAGGGCGTTACTCAGGCTAGCAATGCTACGCCAGCACAGCAGGCAGAGCTTTATGCCAAGGCAGGGCT from Cyanobacteriota bacterium harbors:
- a CDS encoding DUF928 domain-containing protein is translated as MATLQSLLRSTAVVRAIAIAISFTAPLAVFSTSGFAQSPKRARSVLTYVPPNRGTPTRGIRGAGSRGCSIPPSAAKYNASKLVQLTLLVPSDHVGQTVSSHPSFYWHVSAVPSVPMEFSLVQPGVAMPLLVKQVTVTKPGVVELTLPPNHPGLKVGSRYRWSVALVCNSDRRSNDVFAQSWIERVATTPEGVTQASNATPAQQAELYAKAGLWYDALKSVAVADTANPPLIALNDDFQALLEQSGLADANGQVK